The Actinomycetes bacterium genome contains the following window.
CGGCTGCCACTGTTCGGATGGCTCGCACGATGTCGTCGGGTGTTGCGCCCTTGAGGATGTAGCCACGAGCACCCGCGCGCATGGCGGCGAACACCGAGGTGTCATCCTCGAGCATCGTGACCATCAGCACGGCCACGCTCGGCAGGACGCCCACGAGGTGACGCGTCACATCGATACCGCTTGAGCCCGGCATCTTGATGTCCAGCAGGACGACGTCGGGCACGACCTCCTCGCAGACCGCGATCGCCGTCTCGGCGTTGTCAGCTTCACCAATGAGAGATAGTCCGTCGGCTTCCTCCACGAGAGTGCGCAGGCCGGCACGGAACATGGGGTGGTCGTCGACGACGACGACGCTGATGCGTGCATCTAGATCGGCAACCATGCCCTCACCACCGTCCCTGCGTCAGGCGCGGCCTCGACGACGCAGGTACCGCCTAGCTCGGCTGCGCGTTCCCGCATCGACGTGATACCGACTCCAGCTCGGTAGCCGACCGGAAGCCCGATCCCGTCATCGCGGACGGTGAGGTGGAGGCCCTCGTCGACTCGGATCTCCACCGAGCCGCTGGCGGCCCTGGCGTGCCGGACGGAGTTGGTCATCGCCTCCATCGCAATACGATAGGTAGCCACCTCTGCCGCTGCCGGAAGCGATGGCATGTCCATCGGGCCGCTGACCGTGAAGTTGCCAAGCGACCTCGCCTGCTCGTCCAAGGCCCTGACAAGGCCGAGATCGTCGAGGGCGGGCGGACGCAGGTCGTACACCAGGCGTCGTACGTCGGCGACGGCTTCCTGCAGCTGGGCGGTGAGCGTCCTGAGCTGTTCTGCTGCTGCATCGGGCCGCGTCTCGAGCAGGGCGTTCGCGCGTGAGACGCCGAGCACCGCGCTGGACAGGGCGGGACCCAGGCCGTCGTGCAGGTCGCGTCGCAGTCGACGCCGTTCCTCCTCGGTCGCGGAGACGAGTCGTTCGTGTGCAGCAGCGAGGTCGCGGCTGAGCGCCGTAGTGCGAAGCGCGGCTGCGACCGGGCGTGCGATGCCCGTGAGCAACGCGTGCCGCTCGGCGTCCATGGGGGTGTCGCCCTCGGACTGGGTCGCGACGAGCGTGCCGACGGT
Protein-coding sequences here:
- a CDS encoding response regulator transcription factor, coding for MVADLDARISVVVVDDHPMFRAGLRTLVEEADGLSLIGEADNAETAIAVCEEVVPDVVLLDIKMPGSSGIDVTRHLVGVLPSVAVLMVTMLEDDTSVFAAMRAGARGYILKGATPDDIVRAIRTVAA